A genomic stretch from Limanda limanda chromosome 11, fLimLim1.1, whole genome shotgun sequence includes:
- the med18 gene encoding mediator of RNA polymerase II transcription subunit 18: MEAPPVTSMPVTGGTINMMEYLLQGSVLDQALESLLHRLRGLCDNMEPEIFTDHELVYLLKGQQGNPFILRARRSLSHPTAPWHLRYLGQPEVGDKSRHALVRNCVDVAASHSLPEFLNEMGFRMDHEFVANGHIFRKGVMKIVVSKLSRVLVPGNTDNTERLSLSYLVELSVLAPAGQDTMSEDMRSFAEQLKPLVHLEKIDPSKQRH; encoded by the exons ATGGAGGCTCCTCCTGTCACGTCGATGCCAGTCACTGGCGGCACAATCAATATGATGGAGTATCTGCTGCAAG GCAGTGTGTTAGATCAGGCCCTTGAGAGCCTATTACATCGCCTCCGAGGTCTTTGTGACAACATGGAGCCGGAGATCTTCACAGATCATGAACTGGTTTATCTTCTGAAAGGCCAACAAGGCAACCCCTTCATCCTGCGTGCCCGGCGCTCCCTCTCCCACCCCACAGCTCCCTGGCACCTCCGCTACCTGGGCCAACCTGAGGTGGGAGACAAGAGCCGCCATGCCCTAGTCCGCAACTGTGTGGACGTGGCTGCTTCTCACAGCCTGCCGGAGTTCCTGAATGAGATGGGCTTCCGCATGGACCATGAGTTTGTGGCGAATGGACACATATTTCGAAAAGGAGTAATGAAAATCGTGGTTTCCAAACTGTCACGCGTCCTAGTACCAGGGAACACCGACAACACGGAGCGTCTGTCACTTTCATACCTGGTGGAGCTGAGTGTGCTGGCCCCGGCTGGGCAGGACACTATGTCAGAGGACATGCGCAGTTTCGCTGAGCAGCTCAAACCCCTGGTTCACTTGGAGAAGATAGACCCGAGCAAACAGAGACATTAA